A genomic stretch from Mycobacterium paraterrae includes:
- a CDS encoding serine/threonine-protein kinase produces the protein MSPRVGVTLSGRYRLQRLIATGGMGQVWEAVDSRLGRRVAVKVLKSEFSQDSEFIERFRVEARTTAMLNHPGIAQVHDYGETQMDGEGRTAYLVMELVNGEPLNSVLKRTGRLSLRHTLDMLEQTGRALQVAHAAGLVHRDVKPGNILITPTGQVKITDFGIAKAVDAAPVTQTGMVMGTAQYIAPEQALGHDASPASDVYALGVVGYEAVSGKRPFTGDGALTVAMKHIKEPPPPLPADLPPNVRELIEITLVKNPGMRYRSGGPFADAVAAVRAGRRPPRPNQAAGSGRATPASIPSGSQTRAAAAATTRAPAARRTRPTTGGHRPPPPRRTFSSGQRALLWAAGVLGALAIIIAILIVLNSHKDDSQQQPSAPTVTDTGAPPSKSESAPAHPTNWTYGGATGHPGGQCTLPISRRASPLKFPSAVASQHEKTQ, from the coding sequence ATGAGCCCGCGAGTAGGTGTGACGCTGTCCGGACGCTACCGGCTGCAGCGCCTGATCGCCACCGGCGGGATGGGCCAGGTGTGGGAGGCGGTCGACAGTCGGCTGGGCCGCCGCGTCGCCGTGAAGGTGCTCAAGTCCGAGTTCTCCCAGGACTCCGAGTTCATCGAGCGCTTCCGGGTCGAGGCCCGCACGACGGCGATGCTCAACCACCCTGGGATCGCGCAGGTTCATGACTACGGCGAGACGCAGATGGACGGTGAGGGCCGCACTGCCTACCTGGTCATGGAGTTGGTCAACGGTGAGCCGCTGAATTCGGTGCTCAAGCGGACCGGACGGTTGTCGCTGCGACACACCCTGGACATGCTCGAGCAGACCGGTCGCGCACTGCAGGTCGCACACGCCGCCGGTTTGGTGCATCGCGACGTCAAGCCCGGCAACATCCTGATCACGCCGACCGGCCAGGTCAAGATCACCGACTTCGGTATCGCCAAGGCCGTCGACGCCGCACCGGTGACGCAGACGGGCATGGTGATGGGCACCGCCCAGTACATCGCACCCGAACAGGCGCTGGGCCACGACGCCAGTCCCGCGAGTGACGTGTACGCGCTGGGAGTCGTTGGTTACGAAGCGGTTTCGGGAAAGCGGCCGTTCACCGGGGACGGCGCTCTGACGGTCGCGATGAAGCACATCAAGGAGCCGCCGCCGCCGCTGCCCGCCGATCTGCCGCCCAACGTGCGCGAGCTGATCGAGATCACCCTGGTGAAAAACCCCGGCATGCGTTACCGCAGCGGAGGACCGTTCGCCGATGCAGTCGCGGCCGTGCGCGCCGGACGCCGACCGCCGCGGCCCAACCAGGCCGCCGGTAGCGGACGGGCCACGCCGGCATCCATCCCGTCGGGATCTCAGACCCGCGCCGCCGCCGCTGCCACTACCCGTGCGCCCGCGGCCCGTCGAACGCGTCCGACCACCGGGGGCCACCGTCCGCCGCCACCGAGGCGGACCTTCTCGTCCGGTCAGCGCGCGCTGCTGTGGGCCGCCGGTGTCCTGGGCGCGTTGGCCATCATCATCGCGATCCTCATCGTGCTGAACTCGCACAAGGACGATTCGCAGCAGCAACCTTCCGCGCCCACCGTGACCGACACTGGAGCACCCCCCAGCAAGTCCGAATCGGCGCCCGCACATCCAACTAATTGGACGTACGGGGGGGCTACGGGTCATCCTGGAGGGCAATGCACGCTGCCCATATCCAGGCGGGCGTCCCCGCTGAAGTTCCCGAGCGCGGTGGCGTCCCAACACGAGAAAACGCAATGA